The following proteins come from a genomic window of Bradyrhizobium paxllaeri:
- a CDS encoding TAXI family TRAP transporter solute-binding subunit, whose translation MNRLFGLATRLFLIILVSLPVIVQPFAAEAQTPNARTQGDRLLARAPPSQKPQVTMNAWTVGIAGGLIEGAPIRLAAEIARVVDDGNNLHVLPIVTRGATENVNSLLYLRGIDAAIINSDVLEEYKSQVPDIQQRLAYILNLFPSELHIFVRPEIQSLNELSGKKVNFNTQGTAAAYSGPLIFSRLGLDVEKTFIPHQVALEQMRKGEMAAVVFITSKPVDAFVRGRWEPGFKFLPIPYDSKFEDYYLPATLDAADYPNLIKPAERVTTIAVPTALVAFNFSAKSNRFQRIARFVDHLFSRIDKLQQPGFDPKWKSINLAATVPGLARFPAAQAWLERRPRAAHASQ comes from the coding sequence ATGAACCGGCTTTTTGGTTTAGCTACGCGACTTTTTCTTATCATTTTGGTCTCGTTGCCCGTGATCGTTCAGCCGTTTGCTGCGGAGGCGCAGACGCCGAACGCCCGGACGCAAGGCGATCGTTTGCTGGCTCGCGCGCCGCCGTCACAGAAGCCGCAAGTGACGATGAATGCATGGACAGTCGGTATCGCGGGAGGCCTCATCGAGGGTGCGCCGATCCGCCTGGCGGCGGAGATCGCCCGCGTCGTCGATGATGGAAATAATCTGCACGTTCTGCCGATCGTGACACGCGGCGCCACGGAGAATGTGAATTCGCTGCTCTATCTGCGCGGCATCGACGCCGCGATCATCAATTCGGATGTGCTGGAGGAATACAAAAGCCAGGTGCCGGATATTCAGCAGCGGCTTGCCTACATCCTGAATCTATTCCCGTCCGAGCTGCATATCTTCGTTCGTCCCGAGATTCAGAGCCTGAACGAGCTGTCCGGCAAGAAAGTAAACTTCAATACCCAGGGTACCGCGGCGGCCTATTCCGGCCCGCTGATCTTTAGCCGGCTCGGCCTCGACGTGGAAAAGACGTTCATCCCGCATCAGGTCGCGCTCGAACAGATGCGCAAGGGCGAGATGGCGGCGGTCGTCTTCATTACCTCGAAGCCGGTAGACGCGTTCGTGCGCGGCCGTTGGGAGCCGGGGTTCAAGTTCCTGCCAATCCCCTATGACAGCAAGTTCGAGGACTATTATCTGCCCGCCACGCTCGACGCTGCGGACTATCCCAATCTGATCAAGCCGGCCGAACGGGTAACGACGATTGCCGTTCCGACCGCTCTCGTCGCCTTCAATTTCTCAGCCAAATCGAACCGCTTCCAGCGCATCGCACGTTTCGTCGATCATCTGTTCTCGCGAATCGACAAGCTGCAGCAGCCGGGCTTCGACCCGAAATGGAAATCGATCAATCTCGCGGCAACGGTTCCTGGCCTGGCGCGCTTCCCTGCGGCGCAGGCGTGGCTGGAACGCCGACCGCGCGCAGCGCATGCATCACAATGA
- a CDS encoding DsrE family protein — MNMFQHIASVTTIVAATVLFAPSFAAAEQGGRYWVPTTTYPAMYQPPVAERAAAPRKAAKHSKAAKHRRERSLLAAHARLASDAKAHRLVLQVNTNDPAAMNLTLNNATNVAQYYKDLGEKVKIEVVTFGPGLHMLRDDTSPVKARIEEMALSRPEVSFKACGNTQERMHKAENKDIPIISQAEVVKSGVVRVMELQEKGWSYVKP, encoded by the coding sequence ATGAACATGTTTCAACATATTGCCAGCGTAACCACCATAGTAGCCGCTACAGTCCTGTTCGCCCCGTCATTCGCTGCGGCAGAGCAAGGCGGACGGTACTGGGTGCCGACAACGACGTATCCCGCTATGTACCAGCCGCCCGTTGCAGAAAGAGCTGCTGCCCCGCGTAAGGCCGCCAAACATAGTAAAGCCGCCAAACATAGAAGGGAACGGTCCCTGCTTGCCGCCCACGCGAGGCTTGCGTCCGACGCCAAGGCGCACCGTTTAGTTCTGCAAGTAAACACGAACGACCCCGCGGCGATGAACCTCACGCTCAACAACGCAACGAATGTTGCGCAGTACTATAAAGATCTCGGCGAGAAGGTGAAAATCGAGGTGGTCACGTTCGGGCCGGGCCTGCATATGCTGCGCGACGACACGTCGCCGGTAAAGGCCCGTATTGAGGAGATGGCGCTGAGCAGGCCGGAGGTATCGTTCAAGGCCTGCGGCAACACTCAGGAAAGAATGCACAAGGCCGAGAACAAGGACATCCCGATCATTTCTCAGGCAGAGGTGGTGAAATCAGGCGTCGTGCGCGTGATGGAGTTGCAGGAAAAAGGGTGGTCCTACGTAAAGCCATGA
- a CDS encoding SDR family NAD(P)-dependent oxidoreductase: MRNVLVTGGSRGIGLAIARRLAASGDYNVVAVARRESEDLGRAIRETRAGRLHFRAFDLSRIDEIPAFVKELRDAFGALYGLVNNAGLGTEGLLATMHNSEIEALIRLNVLSPIVLTKYVVRHMMADGAGRIVNISSIIASTGYNGLSVYAASKAAAGGFTRSLAREVGKLGITVNAIAPGFVDTELTRSLDDDGRRRIAGRSALRRLPEAGDVASMVEYLLGEGGRNITGTVLTVDAGNTA, translated from the coding sequence ATGCGTAACGTCCTTGTCACCGGCGGCAGCCGCGGCATTGGGCTTGCGATTGCGCGCAGGCTCGCCGCATCCGGCGACTACAACGTGGTCGCGGTCGCGCGTCGCGAGAGCGAGGATCTCGGACGGGCGATCCGTGAAACGCGCGCGGGGCGGCTGCACTTCAGGGCATTCGATCTCAGCCGGATCGACGAGATTCCCGCCTTCGTAAAGGAACTGCGCGATGCCTTCGGCGCGCTCTACGGCCTCGTCAACAATGCCGGGCTCGGCACCGAAGGATTGCTGGCCACCATGCACAATTCCGAAATCGAGGCGTTGATCCGCCTGAACGTGCTGTCGCCGATCGTTCTGACCAAATACGTGGTGCGCCACATGATGGCCGACGGCGCCGGGCGCATCGTCAACATCTCCTCGATCATCGCCTCGACCGGTTACAACGGCCTGTCTGTCTATGCGGCATCCAAGGCCGCGGCCGGAGGCTTTACCCGTTCGCTGGCTCGCGAAGTCGGCAAACTCGGCATCACTGTGAACGCGATCGCGCCCGGCTTTGTCGACACCGAACTGACCAGGTCCCTGGACGACGACGGTCGACGGCGCATTGCCGGCCGCAGCGCGTTGCGCCGTCTGCCCGAGGCCGGCGACGTCGCTTCCATGGTCGAGTATCTCCTCGGCGAAGGCGGCCGCAACATCACCGGCACCGTTCTGACTGTCGACGCCGGCAACACCGCCTGA
- a CDS encoding phosphopantetheine-binding protein, translating into MSVRSKIFAAMQQIAEEQKVKLPPLLDDLSLHDTGFDSLAFAILVARLEDDLGIDPFTIAEDAAFPSTIGEFVRVYENVPA; encoded by the coding sequence ATGTCGGTAAGGTCGAAGATTTTCGCGGCGATGCAGCAGATCGCTGAAGAACAGAAGGTCAAGCTGCCGCCGCTGCTGGACGATCTATCGCTCCACGACACCGGGTTCGACTCGCTGGCATTCGCGATCCTGGTCGCGCGGCTGGAGGACGATCTCGGGATCGATCCTTTCACCATCGCAGAGGATGCGGCCTTCCCGTCGACGATCGGCGAGTTCGTCAGGGTCTACGAGAATGTCCCCGCCTGA
- a CDS encoding HlyD family type I secretion periplasmic adaptor subunit has product MTSASRNIVPFPNRPAPARRREQEIAFLPAALEITETPPSPIGRAIGASIIAVFCVALLWATFGSVDIVASATGKIVPGGRTKLIQPFETGVVRAIHVRDGQTVKAGDVLIELDPTMTEADHERQKSDLIAAELDVARLRAALAEDPLAAFRPPQSASAAEVEMHRQFLISQRAEQNAKLAEIERQQGQKDAERATTSASVAKLQATIPVLQERVDIRKNLVDKALASKVVYLSEYQELVGLQQDLVLQQSRLREADAALALLKETRERTAAEYRRLTYDALAKAEQKSASAAQEAIKAERRTKLQRLTAPVDGVVQQLAIHTVGGVVTPAQALAVVVPSESQLEIEAMLSNRDIGFVHPGQKAEIKVDTFNFTRYGLLHGEVISVSSDAITRDRQGTSNDRAMGAATSSSEPKGQELEYAARVSLDRAAMQVDEKLVKLGPGMAVTVEIKTGSRTIISYLLSPLARYKQESLRER; this is encoded by the coding sequence ATGACGTCCGCTAGCCGAAACATCGTCCCGTTTCCGAACCGACCGGCTCCGGCCCGCCGACGCGAGCAGGAAATCGCATTCCTGCCGGCGGCGCTTGAGATCACCGAAACACCGCCCTCGCCGATCGGGCGCGCTATCGGCGCCAGCATCATCGCGGTGTTCTGCGTCGCGCTACTGTGGGCGACGTTCGGCAGCGTGGATATCGTCGCCTCCGCGACCGGCAAGATCGTGCCCGGCGGACGCACCAAGCTGATCCAGCCGTTCGAGACGGGCGTCGTCCGCGCCATCCACGTCCGCGACGGGCAGACCGTGAAAGCCGGCGACGTTCTTATCGAACTCGATCCGACGATGACGGAAGCCGATCACGAACGTCAGAAGAGCGATCTCATTGCGGCCGAACTCGACGTGGCCCGGCTGCGCGCCGCGCTGGCGGAGGATCCGCTTGCCGCCTTCCGGCCGCCGCAGAGCGCAAGCGCCGCGGAGGTCGAGATGCACCGCCAGTTCCTGATCAGCCAGCGCGCCGAACAGAACGCCAAGCTCGCCGAGATCGAACGTCAGCAGGGCCAGAAGGACGCGGAACGGGCGACCACCTCGGCGAGCGTCGCAAAGCTGCAGGCGACGATTCCGGTGCTGCAGGAGCGCGTCGACATCCGCAAGAACCTGGTCGACAAGGCACTGGCTTCCAAGGTCGTCTATCTCTCCGAATACCAGGAACTGGTCGGCCTTCAGCAGGATCTCGTGCTGCAGCAAAGCCGGCTTCGCGAAGCCGATGCCGCCCTGGCGTTGCTGAAGGAAACCAGAGAGAGGACCGCCGCGGAGTATCGGCGGCTGACCTATGACGCACTAGCCAAAGCGGAACAGAAGTCTGCGAGCGCCGCGCAGGAGGCGATCAAGGCGGAGCGGCGCACGAAACTTCAGCGTTTGACTGCACCGGTCGATGGCGTCGTGCAACAGCTTGCCATTCATACCGTGGGCGGCGTGGTGACGCCCGCCCAGGCGCTCGCCGTGGTGGTTCCGAGCGAGAGCCAGCTCGAGATCGAGGCCATGCTTTCCAACCGCGACATCGGATTCGTGCATCCGGGACAGAAAGCGGAGATCAAGGTCGACACGTTCAACTTCACGCGCTACGGGCTTCTTCATGGCGAAGTGATCAGCGTTTCATCTGACGCAATCACCCGCGACAGGCAGGGCACCTCAAATGATCGAGCTATGGGTGCGGCGACGAGCAGCAGCGAGCCGAAAGGTCAGGAGCTGGAGTATGCCGCGCGCGTCTCGCTCGACCGCGCAGCCATGCAGGTTGACGAAAAACTCGTCAAGCTCGGGCCCGGGATGGCCGTGACGGTTGAGATCAAAACAGGCTCGCGCACGATAATCAGCTATCTCCTCTCGCCGCTGGCAAGATACAAGCAGGAGTCCTTGCGGGAGCGCTAG
- a CDS encoding class I adenylate-forming enzyme family protein translates to MSPPEVLALREYLGPEPKGRTISDARYSVSLTDILRHSCLIGRSRELSGRSVLLAVSGQLHSALAMIELDGVARRMLLCPPDLDPDHIQALLADAEIDAIVTDRPDRYDTGAYLVAGVGVTERAAARWRTERATEWLMLTSGTSGLPKIVGHTLDGLAGAIVADGPARHPNATWATFYDIRRYGGLQIFLRAVIGGGSIVLSEPGEAIADHVARLRAGGVTHISGTPSHWRKLLMSGAAENFSPRYVRLSGEIADQAVLDALARAFPHASIGHAYASTEAGVGFAVDDGREGFPADLIGRNRDGVEMKVVDGSLRIRSHRTAHAYIGAAAPPLADAEGFVDTGDMVELRGERYHFIGRRGGIINIGGLKVHPEEIEAVINRHESVRMSRARSRKSPITGAIVVADIVLADGTDADRQETIRTEILARCKDSLAAYKVPAVIRFVERLEVTAAGKMVRADA, encoded by the coding sequence ATGTCCCCGCCTGAGGTCCTGGCGCTGCGTGAGTATCTCGGCCCGGAGCCGAAGGGCCGCACGATTTCCGATGCCAGGTATAGCGTATCGCTGACCGACATTCTCAGGCACAGCTGCCTGATCGGCAGATCCCGCGAACTGTCCGGCCGATCGGTGCTGCTTGCGGTGTCGGGGCAGCTGCATTCCGCGCTTGCCATGATCGAGCTCGACGGCGTCGCCCGCCGCATGCTGCTGTGCCCGCCCGACCTCGATCCGGATCACATCCAGGCCTTGCTTGCGGATGCCGAGATCGATGCGATCGTTACCGATCGGCCGGATCGATATGATACCGGCGCGTATCTTGTCGCCGGCGTTGGCGTGACCGAACGTGCGGCCGCGAGATGGAGGACCGAACGCGCGACAGAGTGGCTGATGCTGACCTCGGGGACCTCCGGGCTGCCGAAGATCGTCGGACATACGCTCGATGGGCTGGCCGGCGCGATCGTTGCCGACGGACCGGCGCGCCATCCGAATGCGACCTGGGCGACATTCTACGACATCCGCCGCTATGGCGGCCTGCAGATATTCCTGCGCGCCGTGATCGGCGGCGGATCGATCGTGCTGTCGGAGCCCGGCGAAGCCATCGCCGACCACGTGGCACGGCTGCGGGCGGGCGGCGTCACGCACATCTCCGGAACGCCGTCGCACTGGCGCAAGCTCCTGATGAGCGGCGCGGCCGAAAACTTCTCGCCGCGCTACGTCCGCCTGTCCGGCGAAATCGCCGACCAGGCGGTGCTCGATGCCCTGGCCCGGGCGTTTCCGCATGCGTCGATCGGCCATGCCTATGCTTCGACCGAGGCCGGCGTCGGTTTCGCGGTGGACGACGGGCGCGAGGGTTTTCCCGCCGATCTGATCGGGCGGAATCGCGACGGCGTCGAGATGAAGGTCGTCGACGGTTCGCTCCGGATCCGCTCCCACCGCACGGCGCACGCCTATATCGGTGCCGCCGCGCCGCCGCTCGCCGATGCCGAGGGCTTCGTCGACACCGGCGACATGGTCGAACTGCGCGGCGAGCGTTACCATTTCATCGGCCGGCGCGGCGGCATCATCAACATCGGCGGGCTGAAGGTTCATCCCGAGGAGATCGAGGCCGTGATCAATCGGCACGAATCGGTGCGGATGTCACGGGCGCGGTCGCGCAAAAGCCCGATCACCGGCGCCATCGTGGTCGCCGACATCGTGCTCGCCGACGGCACCGATGCGGATCGCCAGGAAACCATCCGCACGGAAATTCTCGCCCGATGCAAGGATTCGCTGGCCGCATACAAGGTGCCTGCGGTGATCCGCTTCGTTGAGCGGCTCGAGGTCACGGCGGCGGGAAAAATGGTGCGCGCCGATGCGTAA